The sequence GAGTTAGTCATGTAGTAAGGTGGAGCAAGGTCTCCCAGCgggttcacccgaaaccttggctgattgttacccacacccgttttcacacctggATTTGTGGGATTAGGCAGTGGAGCAATAGGCCAAAAATAATGGGTGAAAGCCAACAGCCTAAAAAGTGTGATCGCGATTGAAGAACGTGGCTCAGTGGCTCTGATATATAAGCCTGTCCATGTAGGCTACATATGTTAATGACAGGGTTTTAAGCTGAATTCTAAATTTCTCTGAGAACCAATAAGGAATAGATGTACAatgcaggatggatccatactTTCATGACGTTTACTCCAAACTGTGACCATACTATCttaatgttgcagcagaaatcaagatgCATTAggccaggcaacatttttccaaacttCTGTCTAGCCTTGTTGAGCCTGTGAGAATTGTAGCCTTAGTTTACAGAGGGGCTCTCAGTGtggtaacaagtggttatttaagTTACTGTCCTGTCATTTTGAAGCGATCTGTCCATTTTCATCTTACCTCTTATATCAACAAGGTATTTTCATGCagggaactgctgctcactggatattttcccttttttgaaccattctctgtaaaccctagaggtgggttttttttttggaaactcTCAGTACATGAACGGTTTCTCAAATACACTACCAGCAAAAATCttcccccattctgatgctcagtttggatttcagcaggtcatcttgaccgtGTCTACATGCCTGATTGCACTGAGTTGCATTAGTTGTGCACAATAACAGTAATGGATGCGCTAACATAGCACAGTAGAGTGCACATGGATGATAGATGCACacacaagtgtgtgtttgtgtgtgttaccaAAAAGCTTGCGCAGCCTGGTGACACATGACAAAAAGCCGTGGAAGGGCATGTCCAGCTCTCCAGATGTGAACCGCTCAGACAGCAGCTCAACCACCTTGTTATCGCACTGGAATCCTGGAAAACAGGGAAGAGCGAAGGTGTAAAcccaaactgtgtgtgtgtgtgtgtgtgtgtgtacatttttagacatcTTTTTGAGGACAGAAATCTGGCATGTCACTATACTTGTGGTGACCACCAGTcacttatggggacaaaatgcccgtcctcacaagtttgaaggcatttttgaggctcaaaatgcagttttagtgtcagggttacaattaggttacgGTTAGGTTTAGTCTAaaggttaggcattcatttttgatggatAGGGGCTAGGGTTAGAGTAAACAACTAGGGAAAGCCtaatgtcaattagatgtcctcactaagatatgaaaatgagtgtgtgtgtgtgtgtgtgtgtgtgtgtgtgtgtgtgtgtgtgtgtgtgtgtgtgtgtgtgtgtgcgcgtgtgtgtgtgcataccaACAGCCTGCAGTGCTGAGCTGAGTTCAAAGCGGCTCATGCTTCCAGAAGAATCCTCATCAAACTGAGAAAAGATGGACTGAAAAACAGAGCAGCATCAGTAACACTGACATGACTCTcatccgcacacacacacagacacacacatgtgcgCACAGAGTGAGCTGTACCTGCAGATTGCGCACACTGGCCAGCAGGGTTCCTGCTTGCTCACGGCTGAGAGCGCAGCGCCCTTTAGTCTGCCAGCAGAGTTTAAGGACATCTCAACAGGACAGAAGACAGAGAGATAAAGTTATAAGGAAGGAGTGCGATAGTGAACAGCAGGGTGAAACAATGACTCAGCTGCAGAAGTCAGCAAGCGTCTGCCCCGAGGAAGCGTGAAACCAGCAAAGGTCAGTCTGTTTTCTAACAGCTGCAGCTGTAACGTGAAGAACACGAGGACGTGCCTACAGCGCAGACGGTGTCAGCAAGGATCGCAGTGCACCGCAAGCAAAAAGACTGGTATGCGAGTGATGTTAAAGAATAAACTGAGGACAAAAGGATACATCCTCTCCAAAGATGAGCTCTCTGCACGTCTCCAAAGGCAGATGGTAATCTTTCTCAAGAACTGTGATTAGGGAAGAAAGGCACAGATTGATGGAGAGGGAGAAAACAAGGGTTTAAATTGGATCTAGCAGAGGAAAGGTGAAGGTGAGGACAAGTGTCGTCACTTTTCATTACTCAACTGAGTTCAATTTACTTCATCTGACTGTGTATGAGCCTCTGTCTAGACTGGCGACCTCTGTGGCTGCACTGTTCAAACCTATGAAGGAGCTGCTTTGCTCCCATCTGGTGGCCACTGTAGGTATTACACATAAATACAGACACTACTACAACTGACTTCTGGTAATGCAGTGGATGCTCTGACCTGAGTTGAACAGCTTCATGATGTCTTTGACGTTCAGCCTGTCATCCTGCACGCAAGACACAGTTgagaaacagttttttttttaaaaaagcttcaAAGCTTTCTTTACTTTGTGAGCCTGAAGTGTTTGAGTGCTATGATTCTTACTAGGCCAGCCTGCTTGTCAAAAGTCATCTCCACTCTCTCTTGATCCTTTGAGGAGACAGGAGCGGTCATCACctgatagaaaaacaaaacaaatataaacatacTACAGCTTTTAGCACCTGTTAGCATCTAGTACTGTAGTGTGTACCGAAGAAGTCTGTGAACTCACTTGTGAGAAGCTGGAGGTGCAGGCAAAGTCTTGAGTCCTGGAACACAGAGGCCATGTCAGATtgttgtacttgtaaaaaatcTGGCTGACTCATTTGCACAAAAATAACTGCAGTAAAGCACTAAGATACTTTAGGCTACTTAAGTAGCACTAGCAATACTATAACAATCAGAGGTTCAGCAGTCTAATTTCTCCTTGGTCGAAAGCCAAAAAATGACTCACAATGCATAATGACTGCAAAGCGCCTGCACGCCTGTTATTATCTTATGTAACCTGATAGAAATATAGGTATTCCTGGACTTCGGGGTCTCTACTGTTAATACTCCTGCAGGAAACTTCATCAGTTTTTTTAACTGACTCATTTAAACTGAGCGTGTGCAGATTTAAttgcataaacacacacctgaacGCGTCAGCGTGGTTGCACAAGGCCTCTAATCTATGACCAGCAAtcgtactttattttttttgagcTGGCCTTTTGTTATGGGATAAAAAGTTTCCCCAAAACCTCTAACATCAGGCAGTGTACAAGAAAACAGTGCATTACTACAAGTACTTCACAGTTTAATTTACATCAGGctaaaatagctttttttttcccacagggTATTGGTATGGTGCCAGCTTGTTTTATAAGCTGCTTGCagtgttttatatttaacatATAATTCAGCCTCTGATAGGTACAGGGAAGTGTGGGTGACTATGACTGTGCTGTTCAGTGTGAGTGTTGCGGCAGGTGATTCAGGCGTGCAGCTGAGCCCTCGGGAAGTGAGTTTATAATTTGACAGAATATCTATGACGAGTGCAGACGCAGGGAGACGCACACACAGCGGTAATAATTCACACATGCTATCAgaggtagtttttttttctgttttctgacaTCAGACTATGCAGAAAGTTTTTCTTTATCCTTGCTTTGGAATCTTTTGGGGAATGAAAGCTAAATTTCCTCCATCTTACTCGAGAGTGTTTCCAATCTTGGAGAAAGTGCGGACGAAGAACTCTCCAGGGATGTTGGGTCGGTAGGTGGATACCACAATGACGTAAGTACCTGGATCCAGGCGCATCTTTCTCCACACACCTCTGCAGGACAAACAGCATGTTTACTGATTGTAACAAATAAGCTAAACGATTCTATGCACAAAACACGTCACACATACCCTGCTCAAAAACATTAAGGTGATGATCGACCACTCGATCATCACAgtaaaacacaaagtcagaTAAACTTCCCTGTTGGTCCCTTCTAGGAAGCATAAACCACTGTGAATGTATTTCACCTGCTTTGGAAATCACACAGCGTCTGTCGGAGAGGCAACAACAAGACCATCCCCCGTTCCTGTCACTGTACCTGCACCTGCTTCACATAGCTTCTCCAGAATGGCACATCCATATTTACTGTTTCTACCAGCACACTCACACAAGTATGGAGGAGATGAGGAGAGCTGGAAAGAACCATAGAACGACATCAAGGCAGCAGCAGTACCAGTATATACTCCTTTTTGTGAAGACAACCAGGAGCTCAACAAAATTATCCCCAGCAGGATGCCcacatcctgaccaaactgtcagaaacagacttcataAGTGTAGTTTCAGGGTCAGACCTCCTTTAACTCTTTCCCCCGATAAAGGCGGCATTTGACAACCTCCATTGTAGGCTTAATGACAAGTTTTGACACCTCAGTATATCATAAATGAAGATATGGTTTTCACCACAAGAGGTTTCAGGTTTTTCCAAGAGTCACCTGGCAGAGACCACCACACTCAGTCACTATGTTCTGGCCTGAATATTCATATTTCaagcaggcctgaaatatgacagaagcCACTCAGCTCAGAAAAGAGCGTGATGGATTCCTCGTAGTAGTAGAGTGATCAGGACCGGATCAGGACCAGGACAGTCCCGATCAACTAGTCCAGGTAAGAGACACAAATCTGGAGTGGACATGACAAATATCAAAATGTGAAGAGGCAACGAGACCAGTGGTGCTCTCCGGTGAACTGGTCTGGAGCACAGGCATTCTGGTAGTGCTTCTGTTCCTCAATGCACCATCAAGCAGATACCAGTCCCGGGGCTGGTTGATGCCCATCTATGGACATGTCGGTCTCTCCTCATCGTTTGGTATTCCTCCACACTCTTGATGTGCCATCATTGAGTATCTGTGCAAGCTGAATGCGCTGCAGGTACTATATCATGTTACCAGTCGTGACAAAGACACTAGCAAAAAGCAAACCTGGAGAAAATCACTCAGGAGGGATGAGGAGAGAGCAATGGTCATCACCTTCAAAGTAATTTTGAATGTTGTCCTGTTGCCTCTCCAGTGCATCTGCTGTCATTTTCATTTGCTCCAAAGCAGGTGAAAGGGAATGGTTTCTGTTTCCTGACTGGACAGACCGATCTCCCTTAAGTTTAACTAACTGTGTGTTACACTTTAATAATCGAGTCTTCCCTTAACGGTTTTGAGCATATGATACAGACTGTAGCTGCTCTGGCTGACtgattttctgttgttgttttttttaaatctcttttctGTTCAAAGTTAGCAAGAACTCAGCAAAAGATGACAAAATTCTCTTACATAAAAATTGACTTCAGAGTTAGCTCAGGTATTACTCAAAATTACGACTAAAAGTGTCTCAAACATTCACCACAGCATAAGGATCTGCAGCTGTTGGGATCATCGTGTGAACGCGTagctctctttgtgtttgaaagAGCAACATGCAGTCTCTTCATAGTTTCATCTTATACCTTTGACCTTTGTACTTCCCAGAACGACACGCTGGGCGATTCTTCATAAAGAAGCTGCGGTCCAGACAAGTGTTCTGCagttatgtgaaaaaaaaaaaacagttactgAGAAATGAAAATAGTTCTCATGttaatttgattttatataaattattGATAATTGGTAGATATTCACCTCAGAAGGAacctggaaaaaacaaagaatgagtCACATGAGTGTGTCAAGAAAAAGAGTTAAGATGCTGAAACGTTAAAGCTGGATAAATATAGCACCTTATAGATGTGAAAGGCGATGTGCAGGAAGTTGAGTTTATCCCTCTGCCTTCGGTTTTTCTGCAGCAGCTCCACCAGCACCGTGCAACGTTTGactttctgcttctgcttctcgGCTCTCTTCTTCGGATCTGGGGTCACAGTCGGATCTTCCATTTCATCATCGCCATCCTCGCCATCGTCCCCCACGTCGTCGTCATCGTCCTCATCCTCATTCTCGTCCTTCTCTTTGAGGACCAGCGTATACTGGGGATTTTTCCAGAATGTTTCTGGGGGGAAAAAGCAGAGACAGCAACATCTGGCAACAGAAAGGATCCCAGTAAAGCTTGAATGAACAGTGATCCAGATTTGAACCGTACTGTTATATTTGCGGCTACCGCCAGCAGAACTCCCCGGCAGCCAGCAGCCTTCGTGTTCGGTGATGGCCCAGCTGGCAGGTGTGCTTTCTTCATCATAAGAGTCTGGATTGACGCTGCAGAGCTCCACAACATCAAAGAGGTTGGAGAAGTCCTCGGCACTGATCCTAACAGAGACGGCTACTCGCATCAGAGCTCTTAAAGCCACAAGAGATTTATTCACTGGTTTAAGTtttatgtttcttcttcttaccAGAACTCTCCGTCTTCAACGCATTTCACCTCGATCCTTTCCTTCTCTGTCGGGTCCACGTTCTCCCACTCTTTCCCCCTGCAGTCACGCACACGCAGAGACAAA comes from Astatotilapia calliptera chromosome 14, fAstCal1.2, whole genome shotgun sequence and encodes:
- the capn12 gene encoding calpain-12, with product MDNKLQRSKAPLAPCYYSDSRIEGPPGAPHTFPGWAEPGRRSSSPRLIRAPTDTMATNNEAPLGSTENPIKFKDQDFETLQAECLKSGVLFSDPTFPAEQKSIGTPEDPDPKKAIQWKRPKEISKNAVFVEDTTATTDICQGQLGNCWLLAALSCLTAHPSLFMKVVPPNQSLSDRYAGIFHFKFWQYGEWVEVVVDDRLPVREGRLLFSYSRTRNEFWSALVEKAYAKLIGSYGSLKGGNISEGMEDFTGGIARSLEISSRTPRVLWRSLAAALSRGSLLSCFIQAKSASDIGKVTGEGLIKGHAYAITDADKLTKPSDEILLLRLRNPWGFIEYCGPWSDKGKEWENVDPTEKERIEVKCVEDGEFWISAEDFSNLFDVVELCSVNPDSYDEESTPASWAITEHEGCWLPGSSAGGSRKYNKTFWKNPQYTLVLKEKDENEDEDDDDDVGDDGEDGDDEMEDPTVTPDPKKRAEKQKQKVKRCTVLVELLQKNRRQRDKLNFLHIAFHIYKVPSENTCLDRSFFMKNRPACRSGKYKGQRGVWRKMRLDPGTYVIVVSTYRPNIPGEFFVRTFSKIGNTLETQDFACTSSFSQVMTAPVSSKDQERVEMTFDKQAGLDDRLNVKDIMKLFNSVLEKDYHLPLETCRELIFGEDTKGRCALSREQAGTLLASVRNLQSIFSQFDEDSSGSMSRFELSSALQAVGFQCDNKVVELLSERFTSGELDMPFHGFLSCVTRLRKLFALYESETSQEVKDRGINSWLLQFLTV